One Burkholderia thailandensis E264 genomic window carries:
- the acnD gene encoding Fe/S-dependent 2-methylisocitrate dehydratase AcnD: MNTANRKPLPGTPLDYFDARAAVDAIRPGAYDTLPYTSRVLAENLVRRCDPAILADSLTQLIERKRERDFPWFPARVVCHDILGQTALVDLAGLRDAIAERGGDPAKVNPVVPVQLIVDHSLAVECGGFDPDAFAKNRAIEDRRNEDRFHFIEWTKKAFENVDVIPPGNGIMHQINLEKMSPVIQAQDGVAYPDTCVGTDSHTPHVDALGVIAIGVGGLEAENVMLGRASWMRLPDIVGVELTGKRQPGITATDVVLALTEFLRKEKVVGAYLEFRGEGAKSLTLGDRATISNMAPEYGATAAMFFIDEQTIDYLRLTGRSDEQVKLVETYAKAAGLWADSLANAQYERTLTFDLSSVVRNMAGPSNPHRRLPTSDLAARGIAGKWEEKPGEMPDGAVIIAAITSCTNTSNPRNVIAAALLARNANARGLARKPWVKSSLAPGSKAVELYLKEANLLPELEKLGFGIVAFACTTCNGMSGALDPKIQQEIVDRDLYATAVLSGNRNFDGRIHPYAKQAFLASPPLVVAYAIAGTIRFDIEKDALGHDKDGKPVTLKDIWPTDEEIDAIVASSVKPEQFRTVYEPMFARRADAGERAAPLYDWRPQSTYIRRPPYWEGALAGERTLAGMRALAVLGDNITTDHLSPSNAILPTSAAGEYLAKMGLPEEDFNSYATHRGDHLTAQRATFANPTLVNEMAVVDGEVKKGSLARVEPEGKVMRMWEAIETYMNRKQPLVVIAGADYGQGSSRDWAAKGVRLAGVEAIVAEGFERIHRTNLIGMGVLPLEFKPGVNRTTLAIDGTETFDVIGERTPRADLTLVIRRRNGERVEVPVTCRLDTAEEVSIYDAGGVLQRFAQDFLESSKAA; this comes from the coding sequence CCGAGAACCTCGTGCGCCGGTGCGACCCGGCGATCCTCGCCGATTCGCTGACGCAGCTCATCGAGCGCAAGCGCGAGCGCGATTTCCCGTGGTTCCCGGCGCGCGTCGTCTGCCACGACATCCTCGGCCAGACCGCGCTCGTCGATCTCGCGGGCCTGCGCGACGCGATCGCCGAACGCGGCGGCGATCCGGCGAAGGTGAATCCGGTCGTGCCGGTGCAACTGATCGTCGACCATTCGCTCGCCGTCGAATGCGGCGGCTTCGATCCGGACGCGTTCGCGAAGAACCGCGCGATCGAGGATCGCCGCAACGAGGATCGCTTCCACTTCATCGAGTGGACGAAGAAGGCGTTCGAGAACGTCGACGTGATCCCGCCCGGCAACGGCATCATGCACCAGATCAATCTGGAGAAGATGTCGCCCGTGATCCAGGCGCAGGACGGCGTCGCGTACCCGGACACCTGCGTCGGCACCGACAGCCACACGCCGCACGTCGACGCGCTCGGCGTGATCGCGATCGGCGTGGGCGGGCTGGAGGCGGAGAACGTGATGCTCGGCCGCGCGTCGTGGATGCGGCTGCCGGACATCGTCGGCGTCGAGCTGACCGGCAAGCGCCAGCCCGGCATCACCGCGACCGACGTCGTGCTCGCGCTCACCGAATTCCTGCGCAAGGAGAAGGTGGTCGGCGCGTATCTGGAATTTCGCGGCGAGGGCGCGAAGAGCCTCACGCTCGGCGATCGCGCGACGATCTCGAACATGGCCCCCGAATACGGCGCGACGGCCGCGATGTTCTTCATCGACGAGCAGACGATCGACTACCTGCGCTTGACGGGCCGCAGCGACGAGCAGGTGAAGCTCGTCGAGACGTACGCGAAGGCGGCGGGCCTGTGGGCCGACAGCCTCGCGAACGCGCAATACGAGCGCACGCTGACGTTCGATCTGTCGAGCGTCGTGCGCAACATGGCCGGCCCGTCGAATCCGCACCGGCGGCTGCCGACGTCGGACCTCGCCGCGCGCGGGATCGCCGGCAAGTGGGAAGAGAAGCCGGGCGAGATGCCCGACGGCGCGGTGATCATCGCCGCGATCACGAGCTGCACGAACACGAGCAACCCGCGCAACGTGATCGCCGCGGCGCTGCTCGCGCGCAACGCGAACGCGCGCGGCCTCGCGCGCAAGCCGTGGGTGAAGAGCTCGCTCGCGCCCGGCTCGAAGGCGGTCGAGCTGTACCTGAAGGAAGCGAACCTGCTGCCGGAGCTGGAGAAGCTCGGCTTCGGCATCGTCGCGTTCGCGTGCACGACCTGCAACGGAATGTCCGGCGCGCTCGACCCGAAGATCCAGCAGGAGATCGTCGATCGCGACCTGTACGCGACGGCCGTGCTGTCCGGCAACCGCAACTTCGACGGCCGCATCCACCCGTACGCGAAGCAGGCGTTCCTCGCGTCGCCGCCGCTCGTCGTCGCGTACGCGATCGCGGGCACGATCCGCTTCGACATCGAGAAGGACGCGCTCGGCCACGACAAGGACGGCAAGCCCGTCACACTGAAGGACATCTGGCCGACCGACGAGGAGATCGACGCGATCGTCGCGTCGAGCGTGAAGCCCGAGCAGTTCCGCACCGTCTACGAGCCGATGTTCGCGCGTCGCGCCGATGCCGGCGAGCGCGCGGCGCCGCTGTACGACTGGCGGCCGCAGAGCACGTACATTCGCCGTCCGCCCTACTGGGAAGGCGCGCTCGCGGGCGAGCGCACGCTCGCGGGCATGCGCGCGCTCGCCGTGCTCGGCGACAACATCACGACCGATCACCTGTCGCCGTCGAACGCGATCCTGCCGACGAGCGCGGCGGGCGAATACCTCGCGAAGATGGGCCTGCCCGAGGAGGACTTCAACTCGTACGCGACGCACCGCGGCGATCACCTGACCGCGCAGCGCGCGACGTTCGCGAACCCGACGCTCGTCAACGAGATGGCGGTCGTCGACGGCGAAGTAAAGAAGGGCTCGCTCGCGCGCGTGGAGCCGGAAGGCAAGGTCATGCGGATGTGGGAGGCGATCGAGACCTACATGAACCGCAAGCAGCCGCTCGTCGTGATCGCGGGCGCGGATTACGGCCAGGGCTCGTCGCGCGACTGGGCGGCGAAGGGCGTGCGGCTCGCGGGCGTCGAGGCGATCGTCGCGGAGGGCTTCGAGCGGATTCATCGCACGAACCTGATCGGCATGGGCGTGCTGCCGCTCGAGTTCAAGCCGGGCGTGAACCGCACGACGCTCGCGATCGACGGCACCGAGACGTTCGACGTGATCGGCGAGCGCACGCCGCGCGCCGACCTGACGCTCGTGATCCGCCGCAGGAACGGCGAGCGCGTCGAGGTGCCGGTCACGTGCCGGCTCGATACGGCCGAGGAAGTGTCGATTTACGACGCGGGCGGCGTGCTGCAGCGCTTCGCGCAGGACTTTCTCGAATCGTCGAAGGCGGCGTGA